Below is a window of Mycolicibacterium rhodesiae NBB3 DNA.
CGCTGTGCAGTCCGAAGAGGTCTACGACCGTTATATGCACTACCTAACGGGCTGCGCGCACGGCTTCCGAACTGGCTATATCGACGTCAACCAATTCACGCTGACCAAGTAGGCGTCGGATTAGGGCGTGACCCTCGCGAAACGCTAGGGTATACGACCAGATCAACACTACGAAGGGCCTAGCAGCGAATATGTCTGACACCACCGGCACGAAGGATATGACTCCTCACTTCGAGGACATCCAGCACCATTACGACCTGTCGGACGACTTCTTCGGCGTGTTTCAGGATCCGACCCGCAAGTACAGCTGTGCTTTCTTCACCAGCCCCAACGTGACCCTGTCGGAGGCGCAGATCGCCAACGTCGATCAGCACCTCGACGCGCTGGACCTGAAGCCGGGCATGACGCTGCTCGAAGTCGGCTGCGGGTGGGGCCTGACGCTTCAGCGAGCCATGGAGAAGTACGACGTCAACGTCATCGGCCTGACCCTGTCGAAGAACCAGAAGGCCTACTGCGATCAGCTGCTGAGCAAGCTCGATAGCAAGCGGACGTTCGACGTGCGGCTGGAGGGCTGGGAGCAGTTCCACTCCCCCGTCGACCGCATCGTGTCGATCGAGGCGTTCGAGCACTTCGGCTTCGAGCGCTACGACGACTTCTTCAAGACGTGCTTCGACATCCTGCCCGACGACGGCCGGATGACCATTCAGAGCAGCGTCGGCTACCACCCCTACGACCTGGCCGAACGCGGCAAAAAGCTCACGTTCGAACTGGCCCGATTCGTCAAATTCATCATCACCGAGATCTTTCCTGGCGGCCGGCTCCCGACCACGCAGATGATGGTCGAGCACGGCGAGAAGGCCGGCTTCGTGGTGCCCGAGCCGAAGTCCCTGCGCAACCACTACATCAAGACGCTCGGTATCTGGGCCGACCGGCTGGAGCGCGACAAGGAAAAGGCGATCGCGGCCACCGACGAGGAGAACTACCACCGCTACATGCGGTATCTGCTCGGCGCCCAGTATTACTTCATCGACGAGTCAATCGACGTCAGCCTGGTCACCTACTTGAAGCCGGGCGCAGCCGCCTAGCTGTCAGGCCGCTGCCGGTTCGGAATCTGCCGGGGCGTCTTCGCCGCCCGTACCAGGTGTGGCCGGTCCGGGGTCATTGGCGGGGTCGACCTGTTGGAGGGTCTCACCGCCGCCAGTCGGCTGGCTTTCGCCCGGGTTGTTGTCGTTCGGTGAGAAGCTCAGCGAGACACTGCCGCCGTTCGCGTCGACCCTATTGTCTTCGGGCTTTGTCCCCACGATCTCTTGGGAATCTTTGGGGAGCTCTTCGGGCCCGTTGCCTTCCTGGGGATCGATGGTGAGCTCTTCGGGCCCGTTGCCTTCCTGGGGATCGTTGTTCAGCTCTTCGGGCAGATCTCCCTCATTCGTCTCTTCCGGCTCGATGACCCCTGTGGGCGCGACGGCGCCGTCGGGCAGAGTCGGGTCTATTTCGGTCTCGACGTTCGCAACGAGCAACTGCTCCTCACCACCTTGGCCCGGCGCCTTCTCCTCGTCGATGCCCTGCCTCATCGACCTGGCCGCGAACAGGTCACCGGGATCGTTGGTCAACGACGTCTGCTCGAGGTCGCCACCTTCTTCGGTCAGCGACGTCGCTGCGGGCGGAACGGGGATCGGCGGGGTCAGCGGGATCTCCTTCGTCAGTCCGAAGTTCGCGAGGAAGTTGTTGATACCGACGAACACTGCCGGGATCAGCTTCAGGAAGAGCGTGATCGGATTGAAGAGCGGGATCAGCCCTGTTCCGACGGGTGCGCCGAATGGGAGCCAACGGGCGTACCCGGTCTCCTCGATGAGCACGCGCAATGCCGGCTCGAAAAGGTCCGCGATCGGCTTGCCGATCAAGGGAATGAGGTGCAGTGGTCGCACAAGCGGCAAGGTCTTTGGTGTGACGGTGTAGTACGTGGTGTCGCCGTATGGCTGGATGTTCACGTTGTCCGGATAGAGCTGCGGGTTCTTGGTCAGCTCGCGCCACTCCTCGAGTGTGTATCCCGCGGGAGTCTCACCCGGATCACTCTTCGCGTTGAACGCGAGGTAGGTGCCGTGGTCGTAGTAAAAGCCCAGGACCGAGTTGACCACTGCCAATGGGTTCAATATGTAGGTCGGCCAGTCGGCGATGCCCTCCCACCGGATCGCCCAGTCCTCGGTGGGAATGCCCGCGGGGAGAGCGGCCGTCGGTTGGTTCGGCGTAGGTTGCCCGGTCGTGATGTTGAGGATCGGAATGTACGGGAGGAAACCTAGTCGCGTGAGAAGACCGCCGTTGGGGCGGTTCGGATTGCCGATGAAGACGAACGAATCCGGAACCGGCAGGTCTCCCCACTCACCGCTGGCGTATTTCATCTTCGCGATACTGGCAACGCGGGCACCCTGTGAGTAGCCGGCGATCACGAGCTTGTCGCCCGGCTGCATGAGCGGTTTCAAGAGCTCCAGCGATGTTTCGAGGCTTTGCACACCCTTAGCCACCGAAACGTTGAAAGTGTCGCATGACAGGTTCGGACACCAGCCGGGCAGCGGTATTGGCCAGAACGAGGCGGGATAGTCGATTCCCTTCAGGCCTTCGCCGGTCACCGGGTTATAGGGAGCGGTGCAATCGCTTTCGACACACGGGGTGCGACGCATGTAGTAGTCGCGGAAGTTCGTCATGTAGCCGGTGATGCCGTTTGCGTTCGGCGTTCCGGTGCCCGGCACGATCAGCGCGGTGGCAGCGAGGCTGACGGCCGTCACCAGTGACGCGACGGCGGTCAGCACGGCGGTGCCGACCAAGCTCAAAAGGAACAGAACGACAACCCGGCCCATCTTGCGCATGCGTCAACAATCACACAGCGAACACACCCGGACCCCTGGAATCGAAAATTTGCTAACGGAAAATCGGTGCTGACTGTCGGATTCTTGTCGCGCCGTTCGTCGACCAGGTAGAGAGTGGGACGCAGGGTCCTGCTCGCATCCGAAAGGTGACGCCATGCATTACTTCGCTTTGTTGCTAGGACCCGAGTCCACCGACGCGCCGGACCCGGCCGCAGCGGCCGCCGAGATGGCGGCTTACGAGGCCTTTCACGTCAAAGCGGCGTCCGCGATCCGGGGTGGCGACGCGCTCACCCCATCGGCGGCCGGTGTGCGTATCACCGGCGGGCCGGACGCGCCGATGGTGACCGACGGCCCCTTCGCCGAGAGCGCCGAGGTGGCTGGCGGCTATTACGTGTTCGAGGCCGAGAACCTCGACGAAGCACTTGCCCTGGCCCGCGACATCCCCGCCGCCGAACACGGCGCGGTCGAGGTCTGGCCGATGGTGCACCACATGCCGCCGACCGAACCGCTCGCCAACAACTGGCTCGCGCTGTTGCTCGAGCCGGCGGACACGGTCCTCACACCGGGCACTCCCGAATGGAACGCACTCGCAGCACAGCACGCACAGTTCGCCGCTGATGCCGGGGTCCGCGCCAACGGCGGCGCACCGCTCCATCCGCCGTCCACGGCGACGACGGTGCGCGTGCGTGACGGCGAGGTTCTGCTGATCGACGGGCCCTACATCGAAGGCGCTGAGGTGGCAAACGGCTACCACATCCTCAACGTTGCCGATCGAGACGAGGCCATCAAGGTGGCGTCGATGATCCCGGCGAAGACCGTCGAACTGCGCCAACTCATGGGCATCTCTGGGCTGTAGCGAGCAGGCGAATGACCAACCTGGACGGCGTGTTTCGGCGCGAATGGGGTCCGGCCGTCGCGGCGCTCGCACGCTGGTCCGGCGATCTCACCGTCGCCGAGGACGCCGTCCAGGAGGCGTTCACCGAGGCGCTGCGTACCTGGCGCCGTGACGGAGTGCCCGCCAACGCGGGCGGTTGGATCGTGGCGGTCGCGCGCAACCGTGCCCTCGATCGACTGCGCCGCGAAACCCTGCGACCCGGAAAGGAACTTGCCGCGGTGCTCGACGACATCACCGCCCGCACCGACCGCGCGGGCGTACCGCACCGCATTCGCGATGACGAACTGCGGATGATGTTCACCTGCGCGCATCCAGCGCTCGACCCGCAGTCACAGCTGGCCCTGACACTGCGGCTGATCTCAGGGCTCACGGTCACCGAGATCGCCAGGGCGCTATTGCAGTCCGAAGCTGCGGTCGGCCAACGAATCACCAGGGCCAAGAACAAGATTCGGCATGCGAACATCCCGCTGCGGGTGCCCCCGCCCGAGCTGCTGCCCGAGCGCACACCGCACGTGCTGGCGTGCATCTATTCCGTGTTCACCGAGGGCTACTGGTCGACGGCCGGACCGTCGGCGATCCGCGACGAGTTGTGCGACGAGGCGGCCCGCCTCGCCGGCGAGTTGTGTGCGTTGATGCCCGACCTCCGCGACGCTCACGCCCTGGCCGCGCTTGTGCTGCTGCACGACTCCCGTCGGTCCACCCGTGTCGACGCCGACGGTGCCCTCATACCGCTCGACGAGCAGGACCGCCGCCGATGGGACCGCTCCCGCATCGCCCGAGGATTGGATCACCTACGGCGAGCCGCCGGTGCGATCGGCCCCTACCTACCGCAAGCCGTGATCGCCGCAACCCACGCGACCGCCCCGCGGTGGGAGGACACCGACTGGGCGTTGATCTGCGCCGCGTACGACCGGCTGGTCACCGTCACCGCCTCACCGGTGGCCGAAGCTAACCGCGCTCTCGCCCTCGGGTTTCGCGATGGGTTCGACGCAGGCCTGGCAGCGCTGGACGAGATCGCCGACGACCCGAGGATGGTCCGGTCCAATACGGCCGCATCGATTCGCGCGGACCTGCTGCGGCGCGCGGGCAGGAACGTCGAGGCGCAGCACTGGTATCGGCAGGCGTTGGAGCAGGCGGGCTCGGACCCGGCGCGGCAGTTCCTGCGTCGGCGTATCAGTGAGTGCGCCGCCCCTTTCTGACACCCGGGTGCGGGGATCCATAGGGAAACACCCGATTCCTTGCAGGTCGTTGGCGGCTACGGTGTTGGCATGGCGGAGACCGGCGCGGAACCCACGTGTTATCTCGCCGAGTGGTACCTACCTGAACTGACCGAGGATTCGGTCGATGACCTGGTCGCACGGCTCGATGCCGCCGCCGCCGTTGTCACCGACGAGGGCACCCCCATCCGGCTTCTCGTCACTCTGTCCGTGCCCACTGACGAAGTCCTCTACGGCGTGTTCAACGCGAACTCGCGAGATGTGGTGTCGAGGACGTGTCTAGCGGCCGGCGCGCCACATCAGCGGTTGTCCGACGAGATCGGAACGCGGATTCGCCTGACGCATCCCTGACCCAGGGGCCTGTCTCCGGCGTCCCACTTAGATATCCTCAAACTGCTGTAAGGCAGGGGCAGGGGTATGGCGTCGGGGGTAATCGAGCGTCCCGCCGAGTTTCGGGCGGTCGCGGAATTCCTGCTATCCGCAGCACGGCAGCCGTCCGGCCTCGTGATCGAGGGCGAAGCGGGTATCGGCAAGACCACACTCTGGCTCGCCGGTGTCGCCGAAGCGCACGAGCGCGGATTCGAGGTGTTGTCGGCACGAGCGGGGCAGGCCGAAACGGTCCTCACCTACGCCGCGCTGGCTGACCTCCTCGGCGGGGTTGACGCTCTCGCGCTGGCCGAGTTGCCCGACGTCCAGCGCATCGCTGTCGACCGGGTGCTGCTGCGCACCAGTGTCGACGGTCCGTCAACCGATCAGAGTGTGGTCGCTGCGGCCTTCACCTCGGTCATCGGCCGCCTGTCGGAGAATGCGCCGGTCCTGCTGGCGATCGACGACGCACAGTGGCTCGATCCGTCCAGCCAGGCGGTGTTGACGGCCGCCGCCCGGCGTTTGACCGGCCGCGTCGGGCTACTGCTCACCGAACGGACCGAACATGAGGGAGCTGACGCCGCGGACTGGTTGCAGCTGGCCGCCCCCGACCGCATCGGGCGTCTCCGCATCGGCCCGCTGAGCCTCGGCGGCCTGCACGCGTTGGTCTCGTCGCGACTCGACCGGTCGTTCCCTCGCCCCACGATGGTGCGCATCGCGGAGATCTCGGCGGGCAATCCGTTCTACGCATTGGAATTGGCTCGGGCGATCGACTCAGGCAGTTCCGACTCGGTGTTGCCGGTGACGCTGGCTGAGTTGATGCGCATGCGAATCGGACGGCTGGACAACGAGATCCAGCATCTGCTCCTTGCCGCGGCGTGCGCGTCGAGCCCGACGATCGAGCTGCTCGCCCAGGTGAGCGGCATACCCGTGGAGCGCGTCAACGAATTGCTCGCCGAGCCCGGGGCGAAGGGGGTCGTCGCTGTCGACGGGGATGTCGTGCGCTTCTCCCATCCCCTGCTGGCGCGCAGCGTGTACACGGATGCGACCCGTCGTGAGCGGCGTGCGATGCACCGGTTGCTGTCGGAGACGGCGACGCTGCCCGAGTTGCGGGCCAGACACATGGCGCTGGCCGCATCGAGCGCCGACCCGAGGACATTGACAGCGCTCGATCAGGCCGCGGTGGCGGCATCCCGCCGCGGCGCGCCGGCGGCAGCCGCCGAATTGGTCGAGCTCGCCATCGGCCTCGGCGGACAGACGCCGGAGCGGCGGATACGCGCCGCCGACCACCACATCCACGCGGGCGACCTACCGCACGCCGAGGCGCTGCTGAACGATGTTCTCGCCGCGGTGCCGCGGGGCCTAGAACGGGCCAAGGCACTGAACTTGTTGGCTGGCACACAGATTCACCTCAGCAGCTTCGCCTCTGCGGTGACGATGCTCGAGGAGGCGCTCGCCAACAGCTCGGAGAGTCTCGAGGTGCGGGTGCGTACCATGCTGTTACTGTCCTTCGCGCAGCTCAACGCGGGCGAATTCATCCATGCCATGCAGCATTCCGAACGTGCCGTGATCCTCGCCGAGGACATCGACGATCCCGACCTGACGAGCCAGGTGCTGTCTATGCGGGCGCTGGTGACGAGCATGTGCGGTAACGGATTCGACGAGTTCGCTCTGCGTCGCGCCGTGGCACTCGAAGACCCCGCCAGCGATGCGCCGATCACCCTGCGCGCCAGCGCAACCTACGCGGTTCTCTTGTCGTGGGCGGGGCGACTTCATGAGGCCGCCGAGCAGATGTCGGCCGTTCGCCGCCGCTGCACGGACCGTGGAGCCGAGAGCGATCTCGTCTTCGTCGCGTATTTCACGACGCTGATCGACGTATGGCTCGGCAGATACGCGGATGCGGCGGCGCTGGCGGACGAAACCGTCGAGCGGGCGCAACAACTCGGCGGCGACCACCTCCAGGTCGTGGGGTTGACGGTGCAGGCCGTGGTGAACGCCTACACGGGTCGGGAAGCCGAAGCCCGTAGTGCCGCAGTCGCAGCGATCGACCTCGCACGGCGGTGCGGCTCTCCGCGGTTGGCCGACTGGTCGTCGATCAGCCTGGGATTTCTCGAGCTGTCGCTCGGTAACCACACGGAGGCGATCGCCGCCCTCGAGCCGTTGATCGCGAGATTCGAGGCAGTGCCTGGCACCGAGATCGCGACATCGGGATATGTTCCCGACGCGGTCGAGGCGCTGGTGTCGCTGGGGCGGCACACCGATGCCGAGCCGATGATCGACGAGATCGAAGCCAATGGCCGCTGGCTGGACCGGCCGTGGATGCTCGCGGTCGGGGCGCGCTGCCGCAGTATGTGGCTGGCCGCACAGGGCGACGTCGGCGGCGCAGTCGCCATGGCCCAGACGGCGATGGCCTATCACGATCGGCTTCCCATGCCGTTCGAACGTGCCCGCACGCTTCTGCTACTCGGTCAGCTGCAGCGTCGTCAGCGCAAGAAGGAGCTCGCACGCGCCACGCTGAGCGAGGCGCTGACCATCTTCGAGGAGTTGGGCGCGCGGCTGTGGGCCGACCGGGCCCGTACCGAACTCGACCGCTCCGGCGGCACGTCGACGCGAATGCTCGGGTTGACCCCGTCCGAACAACGCGTCGCCGAGCTCGCGGCATCCGGGATGACGACCCGCGACGTCGCCGCCGCGCTGTTCATCAGTCCGAAGACCGTGGAGTCCAACCTGGCTCGCGTCTACCGCAAGCTCGGCATCAGGTCGCGCGCCGAACTCGGCCGCGTGATGGGCAGTGGTGATGGGCCAGCCGGATAACCGGCCCCGAACCGGTTACGCCTCAGTGAAGTTGCGGGTGACCGCCGGATCGACCGGGATGCCGGGACCGGTCGTCGTCGACACGACAACCTTCTTGAGGTAGCGCCCCTTCGACGACGACGGCTTGGCCCGCAGGATCTCGTCGAGCGCAGCACCGTAGTTCTCGGCCAGCTTCTTCTCGTCGAACGAGGCCTTGCCGATCACGAAGTGCACGTTCGCCTGCTTGTCGACACGGAAGTTGATCTTGCCGCCCTTGATGTCCGACACGGCCTTCGCGACGTCCGGGGTGACGGTGCCGGTCTTGGGGTTCGGCATCAGGCCGCGCGGGCCGAGCACACGGGCGATCTTGCCGACCTTGGCCATCTGGTCCGGCGTCGCGATCGCGGCGTCGAAGTCCAGGAAGCCGCCCTGGATCTTTTCGATCAGGTCGTCGCTGCCCACCTCGTCGGCGCCTGCCGCCGTGGCCGCCTCAGCCTTGTCGCCGACGGCGAACACCACGACGCGCGCGGTCTTGCCGGTGCCGTTGGGCAGGTTGACGGTGCCGCGCACCAGCTGGTCGGCCTTCCGCGGGTCGACGCCGAGCCGGATTGCCACCTCGACGGTCGCGTCCTGCTTCTTCGACGAGGTCTCCTTGGCGAGGCGTACAGCCTCAAGCGGGGAGTACAGGTTGTCCTTGTCGACCTTCTCGGCCGCCTCGCGATATGCCTTGCTGTTCTTGCTCATTGGTATCTCCTGGTTGATGAGTTGTGGTCTGTGATGATTGCTCTTCGCGCGAGCGCTCATCGCCGAGCCGAAGCTGGCTCTCCCACGGGTTGCGCCGAAATAGTGTTCCCGGTTGTGGTTATCGTCGATTCACGACCCGGAATGCTATTTCGCGGGAGTCACAGTCGAGCTATTCGACCGTGATCCCCATCGACCGGGCAGTGCCGGCGATGATCTTGGACGCCGCGTCGATGTCGTTGGCGTTCAGGTCTTCCTTCTTGGTCTCGGCGATCTCGCGCACCTGATCCCAGGTCACCTTGGCGACCTTGGTGGTGTGCGGGGTGCCGGAACCCTTCTGCACGCCTGCGGCCTTCAGCAGCAGTTTGGCGGCGGGCGGGGTCTTCAGCGCGAACGTGAAGCTGCGGTCCTCGTAGACGGTGATCTCCACGGGGATGACGTTGCCGCGCTGGCTTTCCGTCGCGGCGTTGTACGCCTTGCAGAACTCCATGATGTTGACGCCGTGCTGGCCGAGCGCCGGACCCACGGGCGGGGCGGGGTTGGCCTGCCCGGCCTGGATCTGGAGCTTGATCAGCCCGATGACTTTCTTCTTCGGGGCCATGCTTGTTCGTGTTCCTCTCTCGTTCCTTTGCGATTTCGGTGCGCATACGTTCGCTCAGCGAGCGCTAGCGCACCGAAATCGCCGTTAGATCTTGGCGACCTGGTTGAAGGTCAGTTCGACGGGTGTCTCGCGGCCGAAGATGGACACGAGCACCTTGAG
It encodes the following:
- a CDS encoding cyclopropane mycolic acid synthase family methyltransferase, which translates into the protein MSDTTGTKDMTPHFEDIQHHYDLSDDFFGVFQDPTRKYSCAFFTSPNVTLSEAQIANVDQHLDALDLKPGMTLLEVGCGWGLTLQRAMEKYDVNVIGLTLSKNQKAYCDQLLSKLDSKRTFDVRLEGWEQFHSPVDRIVSIEAFEHFGFERYDDFFKTCFDILPDDGRMTIQSSVGYHPYDLAERGKKLTFELARFVKFIITEIFPGGRLPTTQMMVEHGEKAGFVVPEPKSLRNHYIKTLGIWADRLERDKEKAIAATDEENYHRYMRYLLGAQYYFIDESIDVSLVTYLKPGAAA
- a CDS encoding PE-PPE domain-containing protein; protein product: MRKMGRVVVLFLLSLVGTAVLTAVASLVTAVSLAATALIVPGTGTPNANGITGYMTNFRDYYMRRTPCVESDCTAPYNPVTGEGLKGIDYPASFWPIPLPGWCPNLSCDTFNVSVAKGVQSLETSLELLKPLMQPGDKLVIAGYSQGARVASIAKMKYASGEWGDLPVPDSFVFIGNPNRPNGGLLTRLGFLPYIPILNITTGQPTPNQPTAALPAGIPTEDWAIRWEGIADWPTYILNPLAVVNSVLGFYYDHGTYLAFNAKSDPGETPAGYTLEEWRELTKNPQLYPDNVNIQPYGDTTYYTVTPKTLPLVRPLHLIPLIGKPIADLFEPALRVLIEETGYARWLPFGAPVGTGLIPLFNPITLFLKLIPAVFVGINNFLANFGLTKEIPLTPPIPVPPAATSLTEEGGDLEQTSLTNDPGDLFAARSMRQGIDEEKAPGQGGEEQLLVANVETEIDPTLPDGAVAPTGVIEPEETNEGDLPEELNNDPQEGNGPEELTIDPQEGNGPEELPKDSQEIVGTKPEDNRVDANGGSVSLSFSPNDNNPGESQPTGGGETLQQVDPANDPGPATPGTGGEDAPADSEPAAA
- a CDS encoding YciI family protein; this encodes MHYFALLLGPESTDAPDPAAAAAEMAAYEAFHVKAASAIRGGDALTPSAAGVRITGGPDAPMVTDGPFAESAEVAGGYYVFEAENLDEALALARDIPAAEHGAVEVWPMVHHMPPTEPLANNWLALLLEPADTVLTPGTPEWNALAAQHAQFAADAGVRANGGAPLHPPSTATTVRVRDGEVLLIDGPYIEGAEVANGYHILNVADRDEAIKVASMIPAKTVELRQLMGISGL
- a CDS encoding RNA polymerase sigma factor; translated protein: MTNLDGVFRREWGPAVAALARWSGDLTVAEDAVQEAFTEALRTWRRDGVPANAGGWIVAVARNRALDRLRRETLRPGKELAAVLDDITARTDRAGVPHRIRDDELRMMFTCAHPALDPQSQLALTLRLISGLTVTEIARALLQSEAAVGQRITRAKNKIRHANIPLRVPPPELLPERTPHVLACIYSVFTEGYWSTAGPSAIRDELCDEAARLAGELCALMPDLRDAHALAALVLLHDSRRSTRVDADGALIPLDEQDRRRWDRSRIARGLDHLRRAAGAIGPYLPQAVIAATHATAPRWEDTDWALICAAYDRLVTVTASPVAEANRALALGFRDGFDAGLAALDEIADDPRMVRSNTAASIRADLLRRAGRNVEAQHWYRQALEQAGSDPARQFLRRRISECAAPF
- a CDS encoding AAA family ATPase; its protein translation is MASGVIERPAEFRAVAEFLLSAARQPSGLVIEGEAGIGKTTLWLAGVAEAHERGFEVLSARAGQAETVLTYAALADLLGGVDALALAELPDVQRIAVDRVLLRTSVDGPSTDQSVVAAAFTSVIGRLSENAPVLLAIDDAQWLDPSSQAVLTAAARRLTGRVGLLLTERTEHEGADAADWLQLAAPDRIGRLRIGPLSLGGLHALVSSRLDRSFPRPTMVRIAEISAGNPFYALELARAIDSGSSDSVLPVTLAELMRMRIGRLDNEIQHLLLAAACASSPTIELLAQVSGIPVERVNELLAEPGAKGVVAVDGDVVRFSHPLLARSVYTDATRRERRAMHRLLSETATLPELRARHMALAASSADPRTLTALDQAAVAASRRGAPAAAAELVELAIGLGGQTPERRIRAADHHIHAGDLPHAEALLNDVLAAVPRGLERAKALNLLAGTQIHLSSFASAVTMLEEALANSSESLEVRVRTMLLLSFAQLNAGEFIHAMQHSERAVILAEDIDDPDLTSQVLSMRALVTSMCGNGFDEFALRRAVALEDPASDAPITLRASATYAVLLSWAGRLHEAAEQMSAVRRRCTDRGAESDLVFVAYFTTLIDVWLGRYADAAALADETVERAQQLGGDHLQVVGLTVQAVVNAYTGREAEARSAAVAAIDLARRCGSPRLADWSSISLGFLELSLGNHTEAIAALEPLIARFEAVPGTEIATSGYVPDAVEALVSLGRHTDAEPMIDEIEANGRWLDRPWMLAVGARCRSMWLAAQGDVGGAVAMAQTAMAYHDRLPMPFERARTLLLLGQLQRRQRKKELARATLSEALTIFEELGARLWADRARTELDRSGGTSTRMLGLTPSEQRVAELAASGMTTRDVAAALFISPKTVESNLARVYRKLGIRSRAELGRVMGSGDGPAG
- the rplA gene encoding 50S ribosomal protein L1, which translates into the protein MSKNSKAYREAAEKVDKDNLYSPLEAVRLAKETSSKKQDATVEVAIRLGVDPRKADQLVRGTVNLPNGTGKTARVVVFAVGDKAEAATAAGADEVGSDDLIEKIQGGFLDFDAAIATPDQMAKVGKIARVLGPRGLMPNPKTGTVTPDVAKAVSDIKGGKINFRVDKQANVHFVIGKASFDEKKLAENYGAALDEILRAKPSSSKGRYLKKVVVSTTTGPGIPVDPAVTRNFTEA
- the rplK gene encoding 50S ribosomal protein L11; translated protein: MAPKKKVIGLIKLQIQAGQANPAPPVGPALGQHGVNIMEFCKAYNAATESQRGNVIPVEITVYEDRSFTFALKTPPAAKLLLKAAGVQKGSGTPHTTKVAKVTWDQVREIAETKKEDLNANDIDAASKIIAGTARSMGITVE